The Cololabis saira isolate AMF1-May2022 chromosome 5, fColSai1.1, whole genome shotgun sequence genome segment AAAACTTCACTTCATCCAGTCCTCTCAGATACGGATATGGAAAGTACTAGAAGAACGAAAGAGATGATACAAGTGATCAGCACTGAtgcaaataacaaataacacACACAGGCATCAGAAAAGTCTTCATGTCCTTTAGTTTTCATTCATACGGGAACCTCTCTAATCTCTAACAGAGTTGTGAAAAGTATTATCGCCTTTCGGCTCTTAACATTCGTAACTCATGTGGTTGATTTGTGACTTGTGTACTTGGTAGTTCAAACTTGACAAGGATGACATAGTACTACAGAGGCCACAGGACACAGGAGTGTACTTGTGTACTCGATGGCATCACAGCTAAACTAGCAGGCTAGTGAGTAAAAAGAAattataaattaacatttttatcCCCAACCAAGCTTTAAATGTGTTAATTTCTACACCAGGGGGCATGTTCGATAGTTTACACAGTTGACACGGAAACCAGATGCTACAGATGTGGTCATCACTTCACGCTGTGTGATGATGCAACACGCGTGTGTTGATAAATGTAACGTTGTAGTGGAAAGGTTTAGGCTTTCAAGAAGAAAGTGCTCAGGTTTTAGAAGGCTGCATCTATTGGAGCCTGAATTGGTGAAAAGAAAGAGCATATGGTGTTTTGAGAAATACGGTGTTGTAGCCCGGCTGTTTTTCCAAGTAGAACAATTTGCACAACACTATTGCAAAAGCACAATTTTGAGAcaatcatttaaaaacaaaataaaaacttaaataCCTTAAAAAATCTGGAGCCCTAGTTATCATATTTTCAAAGTCCGAATATGAAAGTTTGTGGTCTCCGTCCAAATCCGCCTCCTCGATGGTTTTCTCACACACCAGCTCCACCTCCTCAGGGGTCAGCTCCTCCTTCGTCAGCCGGTTCAGGGTCTTCTCAAGGTCCTCTTTGCACAGGTAATTATCCACATTAAAATCTGAGAAAAACAGAAATTAGAGTATAGCACTGCTGAACTTGACTTCACTTCGGCTTTGGAAGCATGAAACATTGTGAAGGACATCTTTTTTACCGTATATCTTAAAGGCATATATGGCCTTGAGTTCCCTCGGGGCCGTCTCACTGAGGACTGAGAACATGTCCACGAATTCATTGAAGCTGAGGTTCCCCATCCCGTCCTCTGAGAAAGACTCCACAATCCTGTTGCGAAATGGGTTTTCCTGTACATAAAACAAATCAGAAATATACAATTGCAAATATTAAAGAGAACATGAACACTTGGTTCAACATGCTGCAGGTTAACATCTGAGCTGCGGAGGTACGACCTCTTTATCATCGGGGTTCAGCTAAAAAACGTTCACTATTAGTCTCTGCTCTAATGGTAACATCAATATTTTCTCCTCTATTGATCAATTATACGCTACTGTCTGGGGTTTTATCTCTTAACTAGCTGGTTTGATAGTATTTTAGATAAATTAATATGTGAAGTTGCCATCAAAAGATAATTTCAGTAATTTTGCAGCCTATGTTCTTGTGTCTGTCAAGGCCACGTGACCATGTTTGCAGACAGACTGGGACTTGGCGGATGCACACAAGAAACATTAATCAGTCTTAGCAGGCGCATATTAGGCACTAACCACAAAAAAGCAACATGGGATTATGCGTCTCTGATTTTGAGTCACAGCGCATTAAGAACCCAGGAGAGCAGCATTAATGCAGCCTGAGGCAGAAACTCACCGTGCACTATTTGCTAGCTTTAatgcagaagaagaaaagcCACTACATGTTCTCACAGATTAAGAATTTAATAAGAAGCACTTCTCCTAAATGCCTCACATGCAAGCTTAACACCCACCGAGGTAGGCAAGCGTCTCCAGGATTTACTGGTGGGACGTCTGTGGAGCCCGTCTCCATCACATCACCTCCACACCGTCCATTATTCTCCAGTGAGATAGGGCTATATTTATGGACATGATGTTGTAAAGGACTTTAGTTGAATTTGTGCCAGCCATGCCTCACACGTCCTGCTTTTAGTGGTCTCTTTTATGAGAGAGGGTCAAtaacacaaacagaaaaaatcCACATTATGAGGGTTTTTTTCCCCGCCATTTCCTTTATGAAAAATGATTAAACTTGTGAAAAGGTGTTCTTTTCAAATGATAGTTGCTCAGAAATAAATCAGTTCAGAGCAGCGGAGCGTTTTATGGCACTTTAAGGATTTCTCAGAATGTAGAGTCATCCAGTCAGAGCAGCGATGATGAtggtaaaaaaaatcaatgttgTCCTCTGCATAGGGAAGGTTTATTGATTAGATGATTAGATGTTGGTCGACATGAGCAGTGGGTGTCATGTTTGTGTCCTTCTagcacagtttaaaaaaataaataaatacacacacaataACACTATGATACACAGACAGGAAACAAAAACCGCCTGAAAGAGGCTGAACAGTTTTAGAATATATGAAACATGACTAATATATGAATCATTATTACCTTTAATTCTGGCATGTTGACTATTAAGGCTAACGGCACCTTACAATCAGGTTCATTGGTGTAGTCCATTGGTACGAGATGTGGAGCCAGCTCATGGTATCTCCCATGCAACCTGCAACAGAAAACATATAGACTGTTTTGAACAGTCAAAAAAGTGGTGGCCCAACGCTGCACTCTTAAGTAATATACTATGAGGTAAAGGTGAATAACTGTATACAGCCATTACGGCATATGATGGAGCTGTAGAAAGGATGCAGGctctttaatgttatttatcaaAGAGATCACTGTGAGAATATCTGCAGAGTTAGTAGCATCCGT includes the following:
- the cib2 gene encoding calcium and integrin-binding family member 2, which translates into the protein MGNKQTIFTDEQLDAYQDCTFFTRKEILRLHGRYHELAPHLVPMDYTNEPDCKVPLALIVNMPELKENPFRNRIVESFSEDGMGNLSFNEFVDMFSVLSETAPRELKAIYAFKIYDFNVDNYLCKEDLEKTLNRLTKEELTPEEVELVCEKTIEEADLDGDHKLSYSDFENMITRAPDFLSTFHIRI